In Thamnophis elegans isolate rThaEle1 chromosome 13, rThaEle1.pri, whole genome shotgun sequence, one DNA window encodes the following:
- the NOC4L gene encoding nucleolar complex protein 4 homolog gives MAEAAGRGAEARLAACLEETLGSRRGANRVFEILELLQAEDQEIILCAIRTCSRLFGALLTRGELFVGKLPPEEDSVQGNYRAEEKYKMWMRHRYNSCITCLGELMGHEAFQVKETALCTLMKFVELEAKHPLVKNEWSFNFPRELLQVVVEGLIQTDENSSLLISRFQEYMEQDDVRFFVMKAVAENLGKVMPKAKQAPFPIYQKNTFALISSIVMPSEESEIKKFLVKHANQEEWKVSKLKEHRRAFERMWLGFLKYKLPGSLYKKVLVILHDSILPHLNEPTLLMDFLTVAYDVGGAISLLALNGLFVLILQHNLEYPDFYTKLYSLLDPSIFHVKYRARFFRLLDLFLSSSHLPAYLVAAFAKRLSRLALTAPPDGLLIAIPFICNLLRRHPSCLVLIHRPNGPAEMVEDPYKMDEKEPMESRALESSLWEIKTLQNHYHPDVAKAAEEINLPLSQMEQDLSEILELTSFEIFDRDIKKESKEVPLEYQPARGLFGKKDDLFAEYFSLE, from the exons ATGGCGGAGGCTGCGGGGCGAGGAGCCGAAGCCCGGCTGGCCGCCTGCTTGGAGGAGACGCTGGGCAGCCGCCGAGGCGCCAATCGCGTTTTCGAGATCCTGGAGCTTCTGCAG GCTGAGGACCAGGAGATAATCCTGTGTGCCATCCGGACATGCAGCCGCCTCTTCGGAGCTTTACTCACACGGGGCGAACTTTTCGTGGGCAAACTTCCCCCTGAGGAAGACTCTGTCCAAG GAAATTACAGAgcagaagagaaatataaaatgtgGATGAGACATCGCTACAACAGCTGTATCACTTGTCTGGGGGAACTGATGGGACACGAAGCTTTCCAGGTCAAA GAAACTGCTCTTTGTACCCTGATGAAATTTGTTGAATTGGAAGCCAAGCATCCTTTGGTCAAGAATGAATGGAGCTTCAATTTCCCGCGAGAGCTTTTACAA GTCGTGGTGGAGGGTCTAATCCAGACCGATGAGAATTCCTCGCTCCTCATCTCGCGTTTCCAGGAATACATGGAACAGGACGATGTCCGGTTCTTTGTGATGAAGGCGGTGGCAGAAAACCTGGGCAAAGTGATGCCAAAGGCCAAACAG GCTCCCTTTCCGATCTACCAAAAGAACACCTTCGCTCTCATTTCATCCATCGTCATGCCGAGTGAGGAAAGCGAGATAAAAAAATTTCTAGTAAAACACG CTAATCAGGAGGAGTGGAAAGTGTCCAAGCTAAAG GAACACAGACGGGCCTTTGAGAGGATGTGGCTTGGATTCCTGAAATATAAG CTACCTGGAAGCCTCTACAAAAAAGTGTTGGTCATCCTACATGACTCCATCTTGCCTCACCTGAATGAGCCCACCCTCTTGATGGATTTCTTGACCGTCGCCTATGATGTGG GTGGAGCCATCAGCCTTCTTGCCTTAAATGGACTGTTTGTTTTGATTCTCCAACATAACCT GGAATATCCAGATTTTTACACAAAACTCTACAGTCTTCTGGACCCCTCTATCTTTCACGTAAAATACCGTGCCCGGTTCTTCCGTTTGTTGGACCTGTTCTTATCTTCGTC GCACTTGCCCGCATATCTGGTGGCAGCCTTTGCCAAACGCCTCTCCCGACTGGCGCTCACTGCCCCGCCGGATGGTTTGCTGATCGCCATTCCTTTCATCTGCAACCTCTTGAGGAGGCATCCATCCTGCCTGGTGCTCATCCACAGGCCCAACGGCCCAGCAG AGATGGTGGAGGATCCTTATAAGATGGATGAAAAAGAGCCCATGGAAAGCAGGGCGCTGGAGAGCTCCTTGTGGGAAATCAAG ACGCTTCAGAACCATTATCACCCGGATGTTGCCAAAGCTGCGGAAGAAATTAACCTGCCTCTCTCTCAGATGGAACAGGATTTGTCCGAGATCCTAGAACTGACATCCTTTGAG ATATTTGATAGAGATATTAAGAAAGAATCGAAGGAAGTTCCATTGGAATATCAGCCAGCCCGAGGCCTCTTTGGGAAAAAAGATGATCTCTTTGCAGAATACTTTTCACTGGAATGA